The following coding sequences lie in one Nycticebus coucang isolate mNycCou1 chromosome 18, mNycCou1.pri, whole genome shotgun sequence genomic window:
- the SREBF1 gene encoding sterol regulatory element-binding protein 1 isoform X3, with product MLQLINNQESDFPGLFDPPYAGDGAGGTDPASPDASSPGSLSPPPTTLSSPLEGFLGGPKAAPSPLSPPQSTPTPLKMYSSVPTFPAEPGIKEESVPLSILQTPTPQPLPGALLSQSFPGPAPLQFSSTPVLSYPSPPGGFSTGTPPVSTQQPLPSLPLASPPGVPPISLHTQVQSTAPQQLLTAAAAPTAAPGTTTVASQIQQVPVLLQPHFIKADSLLLAAMKTDVGATVKAAGLSPLVPGTAMQTGPLQTLVSGGTILATVPLVVDADKLPINRLAGGSSKAPGSAQSRGEKRTAHNAIEKRYRSSINDKIVELKDLVVGAEAKLNKSAVLRKAIDYIRFLQHSNQKLKQENLSLRAAAQKSKSLKDLVSTYGSGGNTDVLMEGVKTEVEDTLTPPPSDAGSPSQSSPLSLGSRSSGSSGSGSDSEPESPVFEDNQVQPEQSRGMLDRSRLALCTLVFLCLSCNPLASLLGGWKVPDPSDATSVYHSPGRNMLGTEGRDGPGWAQWLLPPLVWLLNGLLVLASLVLLFVYGEPVTRPHSGPAVDFWRHRKQADLDLARGDFAQATQQLWLALRALGRPLPTSHLDLACSLLWNLIRHLLQRLWVGRWLAGWAGGLQRDCTLQADARASTRNAALVYHKLHQLHTMGKYTGGHLTATNLALSALNLAECAGDAMSVVTLAEIYVAAALRVKTSLPRSLHFLTRFFLSSARQACLAQSGSVPLAMQWLCHPMGHRFFVDGDWAVRSAPRESLYSLPGNTVDPLAQVTQLFREHLLEQALNCMAQPSPNPGSADGDREFSDALGYLQLLNSCCDAASTPACSLSINSSMAANTGTDPVAKWWASLTAVVIHWLRRDEEAAERLYPLVEHLPRALQESERPLPRAALYSFKAARALLGCAKAESTPASLTICEKASGYLRDSLATTPVSSSIDKAVQLFLCDLLLVVRTSLWRQQQPPTPTQMSQGTNSGMQASALELRGFQRDLSGLRRLAQSFRPAMRRVFLHEATARLMAGASPTRTHQLLDRSLRRRTGLGSKGGPAAVAELEPRPTRREHAEALLLASCYLPPGFLSAPGQRVGMLAEAARTLEKLGDRRLLHDCQQMLMRLGGGTTVTSS from the exons ATGCTTCAGCTCATCAACAACCAAGAGAGTGACTTCCCTGGCCTATTTGACCCACCCTATGCTGGGGATGGGGCAGGAGGCACAGACCCGGCCAGCCCTGATGCCAGCTCTCCGGGCAGCTTGTCCCCACCTCCTACCACATTGAGCTCCCCTCTTGAAGGCTTCCTGGGGGGACCCAAGGCAGCACCCTCACCCTTGTCCCCTCCTCAGTCCACACCCACCCCATTGAAGATGTACTCATCCGTACCCACTTTCCCCGCCGAGCCAGGTATCAAGGAAGAGTCAGTGCCACTCAGCATCCTGCAGACCCCCACCCCACAGCCCTTGCCAGGGGCCCTCCTCTCTCAGAGTTTTCCAGGCCCAGCCCCACTGCAGTTCAGTTCCACCCCTGTGTTGAGCTACCCTAGCCCTCCTGGAGGCTTCTCTACAG GGACCCCTCCTGTGAGCACCCAGCAGCCACTGCCCAGCCTGCCACTGGCTTCCCCACCAGGAGTCCCGCCCATCTCCTTGCACACCCAGGTCCAGAGTACAGCCCCCCAGCAGCTACTGACAGCCGCAGCTGCCCCCACCGCAGCCCCAGGAACAACCACTGTGGCTTCACAGATCCAGCAGGTCCCG GTCCTGCTGCAGCCTCACTTCATCAAGGCAGATTCACTGCTCCTTGCGGCCATGAAGACAGATGTGGGGGCCACTGTGAAGGCGGCGggcctcagccccctggtccCTGGCACAGCCATGCAAACAGGGCCCTTGCAG ACCCTGGTGAGTGGTGGAACCATCCTGGCAACAGTCCCACTGGTTGTGGATGCTGACAAGCTGCCCATTAACCGGCTGGCAGGTGGCAGCAGCAAGGCCCCAGGCTCAGCCCAGAGCCGTGGTGAGAAGCGCACAGCTCACAATGCCATTGAGAAGCGCTACCGGTCCTCCATCAATGACAAGATTGTCGAGCTCAAGGACCTGGTGGTGGGCGCTGAGGCAAAG CTGAATAAATCTGCCGTCTTGCGCAAAGCCATAGACTACATTCGCTTTCTGCAACACAGCAACCAGAAACTTAAGCAAGAGAACCTGAGCCTGCGTGCCGCTGCCCAAAAGAGCA AATCCCTGAAGGATCTGGTGTCGACCTATGGCAGTGGAGGAAACACAGATGTGCTCATGGAGGGTGTGAAGACTGAGGTGGAAGACACACTGACACCACCACCCTCAGATGCAGGCTCACCTTCCCAGAGCAGCCCTTTGTCCCTTGGTAGCAGGAGCAGTGGCAGCAGTGGCAGTGGTAGTGACTCGGAGCCTGAGAGCCCAGTGTTCGAGGACAACCAG GTGCAGCCAGAGCAGAGCCGAGGCATGCTGGACCGCTCCCGCCTGGCCTTGTGCACACTTGTTTTCCTTTGCCTATCCTGCAACCCGTTGGCCTCCCTGCTAGGGGGCTGGAAAGTTCCTGACCCCTCGGATGCCACCAGTGTCTACCACAGTCCTGGGCGCAACATGCTGGGCACCGAGGGCAGAG aTGGCcctggctgggcccagtggctgcTGCCCCCACTAGTCTGGCTCCTCAATGGGCTGCTGGTACTggcctccttggtgctgctctttGTTTATGGAGAACCAGTCACACGGCCCCACTCTGGCCCTGCTGTGGACTTCTGGAGGCATCGCAAGCAGGCTGACTTGGATCTGGCCCGG GGGGACTTTGCCCAGGCTACACAGCAGCTGTGGTTGGCCCTGAGGGCACTGGGACGGCCCCTGCCCACTTCCCACCTGGACTTGGCCTGTAGCCTGCTCTGGAACCTTATCCGCCACCTGCTACAGCGTCTCTGGGTGGGCCGCTGGCTGGCGGGCTGGGCAGGGGGTCTGCAAAGGGACTGCACCCTGCAGGCTGATGCACGTGCTAGCACTCGAAATGCGGCCCTTGTGTACCATAAGCTGCACCAGCTGCATACCATGG GAAAGTACACAGGCGGGCACCTCACTGCCACCAACCTGGCACTGAGTGCCCTGAATCTGGCAGAGTGTGCAGGGGATGCCATGTCTGTGGTAACGCTGGCAGAGATCTATGTGGCAGCTGCGCTGAGAGTCAAGACCAGTCTCCCACGGTCCTTGCATTTTCTGACA CGTTTTTTCCTCAGCAGTGCACGCCAGgcctgcctggcacagagtggcTCAGTGCCTCTTGCCATGCAGTGGCTCTGCCATCCCATGGGCCACCGTTTCTTCGTGGATGGGGACTGGGCTGTGCGCAGTGCCCCGCGGGAGAGCCTGTACAGCTTGCCTGGAAACACAG TGGACCCCCTGGCCCAGGTGACTCAGCTATTCCGTGAACATCTCTTGGAGCAGGCACTGAACTGTatggcccagcccagccccaaccCTGGCTCAGCTGATGGGGACAG AGAGTTCTCAGATGCCCTTGGGTACCTCCAGCTACTGAATAGCTGCTGTGATGCTGCCAGCACTCCTGCCTGCAGCCTCTCCATCAACTCCAGCATGGCTGCCAACACAG GCACAGACCCAGTGGCCAAGTGGTGGGCCTCGCTGACAGCTGTGGTGATCCACTGGCTGCGGCGGGATGAGGAGGCGGCTGAGAGGCTGTATCCACTGGTGGAGCACCTGCCCCGTGCCCTGCAGGAGTCTGA GAGACCCCTGCCCAGGGCGGCTCTGTACTCCTTCAAGGCTGCCCGGGCCTTGCTGGGCTGTGCTAAGGCAGAGTCTACCCCGGCCAGCCTGACCATCTGTGAGAAGGCCAGTGGATACCTGCGGGACAGCTTGGCCACCACCCCAGTTAGCAGCTCCATTGACAAG GCTGTGCAGCTGTTCCTGTGTGACCTGCTCCTTGTGGTGCGTACCAGCCTGTGGAGGCAGCAGCAACCTCCCACACCCACCCAGATGTCCCAGGGCACCAATAGCGGGATGCAGGCCTCTGCCCTTGAGCTGCGTGGCTTCCAGCGGGATCTGAGTGGCTTGAGGCGTTTGGCACAGAGCTTCCGGCCTGCCATGCGGAGG GTGTTCCTACATGAGGCCACTGCCCGGCTGATGGCAGGGGCCAGCCCTACGCGAACACACCAGCTTCTGGACCGCAGTCTGAGGCGGCGGACAGGCCTGGGCAGCAAAGGAG GCCCAGCAGCAGTTGCGGAGTTGGAGCCACGGCCCACTCGGCGGGAGCATGCTGAGGCCCTGTTGCTGGCCTCCTGCTACCTGCCACCTGGCTTCCTGTCGGCACCGGGGCAGCGTGTAGGCATGCTGGCCGAGGCAGCACGGACACTGGAGAAGCTGGGCGATCGCCGGCTGCTGCACGACTGCCAGCAGATGCTCATGCGCCTGGGCGGCGGGACCACCGTCACCTCCAGCTAG